In Brassica napus cultivar Da-Ae chromosome A3, Da-Ae, whole genome shotgun sequence, the sequence AGAAAATGAATATGGATATAGACGTGATGGGCCCATTGTTCTTCCGTGCGAGGTTGACTTCTTCTTCAAGGTTTTGGCTGATATAAAATCTGATGTTCATGGTGATGAtaatgatgacgatgatgatggtTTGATTAGTCCTCCGATTTGCGGGTGGGGTAGTCCCAGCATGAGAAGGAACGGTTCGTACAAGCTTCTTCGATCTCCATCCTTGTTCAAGTTGAATAGATTttgaatttccttttttttttcccttttccaTCTAAGTTATTGTTCATAACATTACCATAGGTCCATAGCATATACGTTTCAAGTTTGAGTAAAGAAACGCGAGGAAGAAAAAGAACCCACACATTTTCGAATGCAACAATTTGCATAAACAACTTTCCATAATATTTCTGTTGATTCTGATGTCAGACTAATATCAGATTTGACAAAATGTTACTATTGTGATTTACTGATTTCGAAATCTTAATATACATGTGAGTGTTTTTTAGATGAAGTAGACTTTGAATTAAGGAAAGgcctaaaaaaatattttttgatagaaaaaaatattttttgatagaaaaaaattgaaatcatgtaattataaatagttgtaagtgatataaattaaaacataataaaattgaattgttctcaaaatataacaatttaagTCAACTCAGATTACATATCGAGTCACCCATTGGTTCAATAGCCAGGTATTTTTTTGCGAGTTTTATAGGatatttaaataagagtttaaaaaaaaaaatcaaaccggATTACATATCAAGTCACAAGGTTTGCAGGTTTAATAGTGGATCCGGGTCGAATTTCAAAACACTGAATATATCGCTTCATCCGTAACATTTAAATGTACATACACAATCAAAATACAAAtgtaaatcaaataaatttgatttgctTCGGGAATAATCAcacactttcaaagcaaggatTAAAATCTAGTATTGTTTTAATAGTTACATCACATCACAAGTGAATGTGGAAAACGGACTAACATTTGCCTTATCATAGTAAAAACGAAAACGGACTAACATTTGGCTTATAATTGTAATGGAAGCTGAATGTTTATACTAACTTGCAGCCACAATCACAGGTTTATCTCACGCATATTTATTAGCAATCTCCACGAGACGAGCACATAGTTCTTGAGGCTTGGAGAACATTGCCATATGATCTGCATCTTTGATCTCCATTACTTCTTTTACAGGAAAATTGCTGATCATCCAACGCTGGTAATCCTCCGGTATCATATTATCCTCTCCGCATATGATGTAGATACGCGTAACAGATCCGTACCTTTCCTCACTAAAGCTTTTTGTCCCTGCCAGATTGTTTGTAACTACCGGGTTTACCCTCACCAACATTGTCGCCAGTACAAGGTCCTATCACGCCACAAAAACAATCAACAACTAGCAATTGGTCCCGATCAGGCTTGAAAGCATCGAGTCATACCTCAAGCGGAGATAACTGATAGGCATATTTGGCCATGGACTTTGGTCCCGCAAGAGAAAACCGTAGAGGACGATCAGGTGTCCCGTAGAATCCAGTCACAGTGTCCAACCAGTCCATTTGTGAAGTACTGGACAGCTGCACATTTCAGTCAGATATCAGAAATTCAGAATCACTTGGAAAGGATCTAAACCGTGCTACCCAAGTAATCTATTTTACTTACATTTTCTAGAACATAAGCAGGTGGGTTTCTTGTGTCTGGCATGAAAGATGTCACGAAGACAATAGCAGAAATCTTACTTGGGAAGATGTCCGCAGCAAGGGCAACGGGTATGCCTCCCATGCTATGAGCAACAAGAATCACTTTGTCTTCATCCGAGCCAAGCGAGCTCAGAATATCAAGCAAGGGTTTGGAGTAATCCACCAGTGTCTGAATCTCATCCAATCTGGTCATGTTTATACCCGAAGCAGCCAGATCCACTGCTGTCACACAGTGACCTGCAGCCTCCAACTGCGTTTTCAGTTTGTACCAAGTCCACGCGCCGTGGCAAAGACCATGGACGAGCACAAACCGCTTCTGGTTCTCCTTCTCCATTTCCTTCTTTACTTTCAACATCTTTGTTCAGGAACACTTACATAGACAGTTTGTTTCCGCATATTCTTTGTATACTAAAAACCTATCTTCTGTATTCAACTTTTAAATTTAGTGCTTGTTCTGTATAAACTGACAAAGCTTTAGGTACTGTATATCTTTCTGCCAATAGTATGAGAGAAAAAGATAAAGCAGAGATCCACACGGCTCAAATACAGTAACTTTCTGAGAAAGAGATATATTAGGTCTGAATAGTTGTAGTTACTTCACTAGATTCGTTAAAGTGTCATTGGTGTGAAATGTCTAATGAATCTTTCTGGTATTTCACTAGATTCGTTAAAGTGTCGTTGGTGTGCGTCCAAATGCTCTACGTACCTATCTATATCCAACTTTGTTttcagaaggaaaaaaaaactttgtttttctgTATCTTAATTTTACTGgaacaattttagcaaaaaaaaaaaaatagtttactgGAACAAGATTGAGGgatgataaatatttttggtttagaTACTAAGACCTTTTTGGATAGgaattttgtatcttttttataattggttttgGATAGAAATTTGGAGATGATGCAGCAATATAAAGGTTGTTTGTTATACAGCTTCAAAACGATGTTAGCTACTTCAAAGAGATATATCAGTTGACAAAAACGTGATTGAAGATGAAGAAATGCTTGAGAGTGGAAAAAGAGAACATTATCAGCTTTTTCTTCGCTAGATATAACTTATCATTACCTTGTTTGGATCGTGACGGACATTTGAGTTGCATGTGTCTCATAAACTGACTGCGACTCAAGTTTGTAGTTTAGAAAGCAGAGCACAAAATATAAATTGCAGTTCGCTCTTTCTTATTCAATTATCTCAGAAATTTTTATTCATAACCATTTCTATTAGTATTATCACTTTAATAGTTCTCTCGTATATAGTTGTTTTCTCATATGGCTTTTGGTTGTCATCGAAGCTGATGTTCGTTGTGGAAAATAACACTCCCTACGTCTTTATGCATTGGTTAAACGTTTGCAGAAAACATGACCCTCCTTTCTACAGTATTAATATACCATTGAATGACGCTCTTACGCttgtgttttgtatatataatgaaTCTTAGAGATAACATTTCAAGTTTGATGCACATATATTACTTGAGTTGAAGCCAAAGTTTGTTAATAATTTAGTATTAGAATGATCTCAAGATCTTATTCATATAACCACTTGCACTAAAATTATCTTCTGCTAAGTTATCATACATATAGATGCATTTTCATATGGCTTATtacttattataattattattactgTAGTCGATGCAGTAGAGACTTCAGGAGGTTTATTTATGCATATTTACAAGCGATTTCCAAGAGAAGAGCACAGACTTCATGAGGTTTGGAGAACATTGCCATATGATCTGCATCTTTGATCTCCATTACTTCTTTTGGCTGAAAGTTCCTGATCATCCAACGCTGGTAATCCTCACGTACTATATTACTCTCTccagatattatatatatacgtgtAATGGATCCGTATCTTTCTTCACTGAAGCTTCTCGTCCCAGCCAGATTGTTTGTAACGAAGGGGTTTGCCCTCAACAACATTTTCGCCAATTCAAGATCCTAGTCCGCACGACAACAATCAACAAAAAGGTTGAATAAAAAGAAGAGTTTTATTTATTAAGCTTGGAGTCTTACTTTACGTGGAGAGAGTTGATACACTTTCTTGGCCATGAACTTTGGTCCCAAAAGAGCAAAATCTAGAGGACAATCAGGTTTCCCGTACTTCCCCAACACGGTGTCCAACCATTCCTCACGTGGAATGCTTTTTAAGAACTGCAAGTTTCAGTCAAATATAAGAATCATTCGCCAGAGATCATACTAAATCATCGTCATATGTTTATGTTACCTTTTCGTACACATAAGCAGGTGGGTTTCTTGTGTCAGGCATGAAACCTGTCAAGAAGGCAATAGCAGCAATCTTACAAGGGAAGATGTCAGCAGCAAGTGCAGCGCATATTCCTCCCATGCTATGAGCAACAAGAATCACTTTTTCGTCATCTGAGCAAAGCGAGCTCAGAAACTCAAGCAATGGTTTGCAGTAATCTTCTAAAGTCTGAATCTCTTCCAATCTGGTCATGTTTATACCCGAAGAAGCTAGATCAACTGCAGTTACACAGAGCCCTGCCGCCTCCAGATGCGGTTTCACTTTGTACCAAGACCATGCGCCGTGGCAGAGCCCATGAATGAGCACAATTCGCTTCTGCCTGTCCATTGCCTTTTTTGTATTTTCGACATCTTGGTTCAACAGTTTATATAATAGACGGTTGTTTCACATAATACTTTGTGTACATTGACTGTTAGGTTTTGGTCGTTTTCTAAGATCCAGAGAAGGCCAAACCAACACTACATTGAATGTtagtttatttcattttatttgaaaCATAGAAGCAATATAGAAAGCTATAAAAGTCTGAAACTTTAGGAAGATCCAATTGCAAGAAAACACTtatttgtatccaaatacattttCATCACATAAAGTCAAGCAAATCTGTGCGCGATTTCCAGGAAATGATTGATGGATCTCCAAATTCATTTCAGAAATTAGGTTTAGAGTTTCGCTACATGTATaagaagaaatatataaaagattgtACTGTATattgattatttcaaataaataaGTGTATTTGATTGATAATACAAGTAGAAAACTAgtattaaaacaaaaagtatCTAAAAAAAAGACATGTACATATTGAAAATATAGTATTACTCTAGAAGAATTTGAATCCCATTATTTTGACCTTGatctctcttttatatataagtcTTCAAGATTAGATCATAATGGTTGTGTGATCTCGGGCGGGTATCATGACTTTTATTGACCTCCTTTAATGATTTGACTCTCTTTCACTTCGGATTTGACTGTGTAAGCTCGGCATGGATCGTCTTTCTTGCTTGGGATGGGTTTGGGTCTGCTGTCTATTTTCTTGTCCAGCCGACTCCGGGTCAGGTTCTCGAATCGGTCTGGAGCGAGGTGAAAGTTGCCTCCAACAATAGCTCTCCAGAGACTGACGTGTCTCGAGTTGCCATCTAGTTCTGGTGCAGGTTCCGAGCTTAATGTTATGCTTGAGATCGTTGGTTCTTTAGGATCCAGTTCGAGATTATGATTTAGTTTAATTAAATGTTGAATCGATTGTACAGTGAATATAAATCCACaattagtttaaataaaatgattgttttaatttatttacaaaaaaatatcataaataaacaagatttattgttttgatttatgtctttaccctaatttaattatatacataatacgtaaacaaatacaaataaataataatataaaaataagtttatatataacattcagtTGCTAGTTACCATATTATTACAGTCATAAACTCGAAAGTGTTTGAACCCATGATTCACCGTTGAATTAAGCTataaagattattattttttgcttttagGTCATATTTTATAGAGAATTTGTACTTCTTACACACCAAATATCTCCTATTTGCACTTCATACCTTATATTCTTCTAATTTTCTTCTCTCAATCGTTACCATTTTCTCCCATTTGTATGGTATCACAACCTTTTAagtatattgagctaatttgatctatttatatttaaaaagaaaatgatttattatttattatttattataagatGGGTATATAAGAGAACTTTTTTGGGACATAAGATTAAAGTCAAAATCAGCAAGGAAGGGAAGAACAAAAAAGAAATGGAGTATCTAGGGATCGATTTGAGCTGTGCGATGGGATCTCTCCGGAACGGAGAATTCCCGGAGAAAgattgtcttcttcctctaatTTCCAAGCTCCTCGGCTACATCCTCGTCGCTGCTTCCATCACCGTCAAGCTCCCTCAGGTATATCAAATCAGTTAGATCTACTAATCTCTCCAAACTTTTGATTAATAACCAATTTTTTGTTGTATAATAAATACTGTAGATAATGAAAATCGTGCACCACAAAAGCGTACGAGGCCTTAGTGTTGTGGCATTTGAGCTCGAAGTGGTTGGCTATACAATTTCTCTCGCGTATTGCCTTCACAAAGGTCTTCCCTTTTCGGCCTTTGGTGAAATGGCTTTTCTTTTGATTCAAGGtgccttctctttctctctctcgaaTGATCATCTTTATGGTTTTGTAACTAATAGCTGCCTTATCATTGCAGCTTTAATCTTGGTTGCTTGCATCTATTATTACTCTCAACCTGTCCCTATGACAACTTGGGTCAGAGCACTCCTGTATcctttttttaaagaatgttCCTAGCTTTGAGTTTCAGACTCTTctgttttgtattttcttaatgtCAAGCGCTTTATAGATATTGTGCTGTAGCACCAACTGTGCTTGCTGGGCAGATTAATCCAACGCTTTTTGACGCTCTTTATGTGAGGAACAATggcttttgttttatttacttaataactCTGTGTAGGAATACGTTTTGATGGTTTATCTTTATTGTAGGCTTCACAACATGCGATATTTCTGTTTGCCAGACTCCCTCAGATATGGAAGAACTTCAGagtgagtatatatatatatactggaATAGTCTTTCTAGATACTTGTGAATACTGTTTTTAGCTTCAGTCACGTATCCAGAGCTGCTCATAATCTTTTAGTCATGTCAGTTTATAGCTAACTGTCATAGTATAGTATATAAACAACAAATATTTCTATAGATTATGCACAAAAGAAATCGTTTCAACCCTGCAGCTTATGCCTCGCATTACTTTCTGTCTCTCTTTACAGAACAAAAGCACTGGAGAACTCAGTTTCTTaactttcttcatgaacttcGCTGGTTCCATTGGTAAGAGGGCTCCTTTGATGTGTGTCTTCTCTATTTTCCAACTGTAttgtaataattaatatttgtttgcTTACCTCGCAGTGAGAGTTTTCACCAGTATCCAGGAAAATGCCCCAGCTAGCAGTATCCTTTGCacattttaaatcatatatggTTTTATTATATGCTCTATAGAAATCTGTTCTTTTCCTTAACTTGTCCATAGTTCTTACGGGATTTGCTCTTGGAGTCTTCACCAACGGAACCATCCTGAGTCAGATTCTCATGTATCAAAAGGCTGCTGCAGCAAAGGAGAAGAAAGCCAATTGAAAGGTAGAAAGATATCCTAAATCAAATACTGGTGTTGTAggctccaaaaaaaaagaagagattaaTCAATGTTGCagttattgtttttcttttgaatatccATTTTCAAGGATGATCAGACTTTGTTCACTGTATGGGTTTCGACTTGATTCTGATAGTAAGGTAGCTGTTTGAAGTCTGATTGATTCTTTCCTATGTGTTGTTATGATAGCTAAACCTGGAACTACACGAAATGGTATGATTCTTTGGTACAATAATCAATATCAAAAACCCACCCACAATGGTTCATGTTGAGGAAAACTACACAATCCGATGGAAGTTAGGGTGTGGTCTTTAGATCGGAATATATATGCATGTGCTTAACTCTAAACTTTGATGACATAATGTGAATACACTTCCTTTGACAAAGAACTTAAATCTCTTGTTATTACCTTTGCTCTACAACTGACAGACAtaaccattcttttttttttggtcaaaagacAACCATTTTATGAACAAAGAGAATTTGTGAAATTGATTTCTCCTACAAAACTCGGTTACCTTGATGTTGTATACAATTACTCTAACCAAGAATACAATTTACTAAACCAGAACAAGGTATGGTATACATTTTGATACTCTTTGAAAGAATTAGACAACTCGGCTCCATAGCACAGTCATATGACTCATATCTTCAACTTGCAAAAGGAGGAAACATAATAAATCACAAGGTGTACCCATCTCAACAAGAATTACTTGAACTCGAACTTGAGTTGATCAGGTTTAGTCAGTGCAGGATTATAGATTCTTGGTATTATTATAAATCGACGGGATTGTGATTTTGTTATCACAAAGCGGATAATCACAATTTATATATAGGCAAGTGTAAACACAATAGCAAGAATTCATGAATAAAAACTTCTGGTCTCCGAAGTAAAAccacaaataaattattttattctgGCAAACTTGCAATCTACAGAGTACAAATAAATACAAGGCGATTCCCCCACCCAAGTTTAAACCAATTGGTCTGAAACTAAATTTGAAAGCAACAGTCACCTAAGTCTTGTATGTACAGAGAAGTTGATCATATCCATCCATCACCAACATAATTCACAGGCCAGAACCAACAAAGCAAATCATTCTTAAGCATCTAACACATCAGCCAGACAACCATCTTCTAAGGCAACACGTTTGAGATCAGTGATAAACTGATCTCGaagaaacccgaaaccaaaagtCCCATTTTCATACAACCAGACCCGTCCTTCTCCCGGATCGTAACTAGAGTTCATGTAGAGCATTCCAGATATAACTTGCTCATGAACTTCTCCATGGAGAGGGGTGATACGGATCCGACTATCCAATATCATCTCTTCTTCCACGGAAA encodes:
- the LOC106385535 gene encoding putative methylesterase 19, whose amino-acid sequence is MLKVKKEMEKENQKRFVLVHGLCHGAWTWYKLKTQLEAAGHCVTAVDLAASGINMTRLDEIQTLVDYSKPLLDILSSLGSDEDKVILVAHSMGGIPVALAADIFPSKISAIVFVTSFMPDTRNPPAYVLENLSSTSQMDWLDTVTGFYGTPDRPLRFSLAGPKSMAKYAYQLSPLEDLVLATMLVRVNPVVTNNLAGTKSFSEERYGSVTRIYIICGEDNMIPEDYQRWMISNFPVKEVMEIKDADHMAMFSKPQELCARLVEIANKYA
- the LOC106386142 gene encoding putative methylesterase 19 — its product is MDRQKRIVLIHGLCHGAWSWYKVKPHLEAAGLCVTAVDLASSGINMTRLEEIQTLEDYCKPLLEFLSSLCSDDEKVILVAHSMGGICAALAADIFPCKIAAIAFLTGFMPDTRNPPAYVYEKFLKSIPREEWLDTVLGKYGKPDCPLDFALLGPKFMAKKVYQLSPRKDLELAKMLLRANPFVTNNLAGTRSFSEERYGSITRIYIISGESNIVREDYQRWMIRNFQPKEVMEIKDADHMAMFSKPHEVCALLLEIACKYA
- the LOC106388430 gene encoding mannose-P-dolichol utilization defect 1 protein homolog 2, producing the protein MEYLGIDLSCAMGSLRNGEFPEKDCLLPLISKLLGYILVAASITVKLPQIMKIVHHKSVRGLSVVAFELEVVGYTISLAYCLHKGLPFSAFGEMAFLLIQALILVACIYYYSQPVPMTTWVRALLYCAVAPTVLAGQINPTLFDALYASQHAIFLFARLPQIWKNFRNKSTGELSFLTFFMNFAGSIVRVFTSIQENAPASILTGFALGVFTNGTILSQILMYQKAAAAKEKKAN